A genomic region of Mesobacillus jeotgali contains the following coding sequences:
- a CDS encoding aminopeptidase, with protein MKDPRIQKLAKNLINYSIKLKKGEKVLIENFGLQRELVTALVKEAYEAGGYPFVSLKDHQVDRSLLMGAQQEQFDMIAEFEANVMSKMDAYIGLRSGDNINEHADVPADKMKIHGNTVGKKVHRDIRVPKTKWVVLRYPNSAMAQLAKMSTEAFEDFYFDVCNLDYGKMDKAMDSLANLMNRTDKVRITGPGTDLSFSIKDIPAVKCAGELNIPDGEVYTAPVRDSVNGVINYNTPSPYQGFTFENVKLTFKDGKIVEASANDSERINKIFDTDEGARFVGEFAIGVNPYILHPMQDILFDEKIDGSFHFTPGQCYDDAFNGNHSNIHWDMVNIQRPEYGGGEIYFDDVLIRKDGRFVIPELEGLNPENLK; from the coding sequence GTGAAAGACCCTCGTATTCAAAAACTGGCAAAAAACCTTATCAATTACTCAATCAAGCTTAAAAAAGGAGAAAAGGTCCTGATTGAAAATTTCGGCCTCCAACGTGAGCTTGTTACAGCTTTAGTAAAAGAAGCATACGAAGCAGGTGGATATCCATTCGTATCATTGAAGGACCATCAGGTGGACCGTTCATTGCTTATGGGTGCTCAGCAGGAGCAATTTGACATGATTGCTGAATTTGAAGCAAACGTGATGAGTAAAATGGATGCTTACATCGGCCTTCGTTCTGGAGATAACATCAATGAACACGCTGATGTTCCGGCGGATAAAATGAAGATACACGGCAATACGGTTGGCAAGAAGGTACATAGGGACATCCGTGTTCCAAAAACAAAATGGGTTGTCCTGCGTTACCCGAACTCAGCAATGGCACAGCTTGCGAAGATGAGTACTGAAGCCTTCGAAGATTTCTACTTCGACGTCTGCAACCTTGACTACGGAAAAATGGACAAGGCAATGGACAGCCTGGCAAATCTGATGAATCGTACAGATAAGGTTAGGATTACCGGACCGGGAACTGACCTAAGCTTCTCAATCAAAGATATCCCGGCTGTAAAATGTGCTGGTGAGCTGAATATTCCTGATGGCGAAGTCTACACTGCTCCTGTTCGTGATTCAGTCAATGGCGTCATTAACTACAATACTCCGTCCCCATACCAGGGATTCACTTTTGAAAATGTGAAGCTGACTTTCAAGGATGGAAAAATCGTTGAAGCTTCTGCAAATGATTCTGAGCGCATCAACAAGATTTTCGATACAGATGAAGGAGCTCGTTTTGTCGGAGAATTCGCAATTGGCGTCAACCCATATATCCTGCACCCAATGCAAGACATCCTGTTTGATGAAAAAATCGATGGAAGCTTCCATTTCACACCTGGACAGTGCTATGACGATGCATTCAATGGGAACCATTCAAATATTCACTGGGATATGGTAAACATCCAGCGCCCTGAATACGGTGGCGGCGAGATTTATTTTGATGACGTACTAATTCGCAAAGATGGACGTTTTGTCATTCCAGAACTTGAAGGCTTGAACCCAGAGAATCTTAAATAA
- the murC gene encoding UDP-N-acetylmuramate--L-alanine ligase, which produces MTIYHFVGIKGSGMSALAQVLHDMDYQVQGSDYDKHFFTQVALEKSGIKILPFDKENIQPGMTVIAGNAYPDTHEEIQEAMKLGLPIVRYHRFLGDFMQNFTSVAITGAHGKTSTTGLLAHVMRGAKPTSFLIGDGTGKGDKDAQYFVFEACEYRRHFLSYFPDYAIMTNIDFDHPDYFANIEDVFSAFQEMSWQVKKGIFACGDDEQLQKIQAKVPVVFYGFGEENDFQARNIVKSTEGTTFDVFVRNNFYDTFSIPAYGDHNVLNSLAVIALCHYENIESKVIQAQLETFEGVKRRFSEKKVADQVIIDDYAHHPTEIKVTIEAAKQKYPDREIVAVFQPHTFTRTQAFLNEFAESLNKADKVYLCEIFGSAREIHGKLSITDLKDKIDDAEIITEEDTSRLKEHGNGVILFMGAGDIQKFQAAYENQLQV; this is translated from the coding sequence ATGACTATTTACCATTTTGTAGGTATAAAGGGGTCTGGAATGAGTGCGTTAGCTCAAGTTCTCCATGATATGGACTATCAGGTACAGGGCTCCGATTATGATAAGCACTTTTTTACCCAGGTGGCCCTTGAGAAATCTGGAATAAAGATCCTTCCGTTTGATAAGGAAAATATACAGCCTGGGATGACAGTTATTGCTGGCAATGCCTATCCCGATACTCATGAGGAGATTCAGGAGGCAATGAAGCTTGGTCTTCCAATCGTTAGATATCACCGATTCCTTGGTGATTTCATGCAAAACTTTACAAGTGTTGCGATTACAGGTGCGCATGGGAAAACTTCGACTACTGGATTGCTTGCGCATGTGATGAGGGGCGCCAAGCCTACTTCATTCTTGATTGGCGACGGCACTGGAAAAGGTGACAAAGATGCTCAATATTTTGTATTCGAAGCATGTGAGTATCGCCGCCATTTTCTTTCGTATTTCCCTGATTACGCAATCATGACGAATATTGACTTTGACCACCCGGATTACTTTGCCAATATAGAAGATGTTTTCTCTGCTTTCCAGGAGATGTCATGGCAAGTTAAAAAGGGTATCTTTGCATGCGGTGACGATGAGCAGCTGCAAAAAATCCAGGCTAAGGTGCCAGTTGTATTTTATGGTTTTGGCGAAGAAAATGACTTCCAGGCTCGCAATATCGTCAAGTCAACTGAAGGCACTACATTCGATGTTTTTGTAAGGAATAATTTCTATGACACCTTCTCGATTCCGGCTTATGGAGACCATAATGTCCTGAACTCGCTCGCTGTGATTGCTTTGTGCCATTACGAAAACATTGAATCAAAAGTGATTCAGGCTCAGCTTGAAACGTTCGAAGGCGTGAAAAGGAGATTTTCTGAAAAGAAGGTTGCAGATCAGGTGATCATTGACGACTACGCTCACCATCCTACAGAAATCAAAGTAACAATCGAAGCTGCTAAGCAGAAGTATCCTGATCGTGAAATCGTTGCGGTCTTCCAGCCGCACACATTCACCAGGACTCAGGCATTCCTGAACGAGTTTGCAGAAAGCTTGAATAAAGCAGACAAGGTTTATCTGTGTGAAATCTTTGGTTCAGCCCGTGAGATTCATGGGAAATTATCGATTACCGATCTAAAAGATAAAATCGATGACGCAGAAATCATCACTGAAGAAGATACATCACGTCTGAAAGAACATGGAAATGGTGTCATCCTGTTCATGGGTGCAGGTGATATCCAGAAGTTCCAGGCAGCATATGAAAATCAGTTACAAGTCTAA
- a CDS encoding nicotinate phosphoribosyltransferase, which produces MKEIELKMQGKISRLTNHTFKFDERIRDGWFSAVYFLKTRELVKKYHEDNIITMQFFQKDEAVLCGTDEVIALVKTFADRPEELEIHSLKDGDKISPFETVLTIKGPYQSFGYLEGIIDGILARRTSVSTNVYNVVKAASYSGQQKPVIFMGDRDDHYTTQAGDGYAAYIGGATAQATHAMNEWWGKHGMGTMPHALIQMFNGDIVAATRAYHETFPNDDLIALVDYNNDAITDSLKVAREFGEKLKGVRVDTSRTLIDQYFLRNQHLLGTFDPRGVNAELIFALRKALDDECFDHVKIVVSGGFSEKRILEFEKQNVPVDMYGVGGSLLKLKIGFTGDNVMLNGKHQAKSGRKYRPNPRLEKVEF; this is translated from the coding sequence ATGAAAGAAATCGAATTGAAAATGCAGGGGAAAATCAGCCGTCTGACCAATCATACATTTAAATTTGATGAAAGGATTCGTGATGGCTGGTTTTCAGCTGTGTATTTTCTGAAAACTCGTGAGCTTGTAAAGAAATATCATGAAGACAATATAATCACGATGCAGTTTTTCCAGAAGGACGAAGCTGTTTTGTGCGGCACTGATGAAGTGATTGCCCTGGTAAAAACATTTGCTGACCGTCCTGAGGAGCTAGAGATTCATTCACTTAAGGATGGAGATAAAATCTCTCCATTTGAAACCGTCCTGACCATAAAAGGACCATACCAGAGTTTTGGTTACCTTGAGGGAATCATTGACGGCATCCTGGCAAGAAGAACTTCTGTCTCAACGAATGTTTATAATGTCGTAAAGGCAGCAAGCTATTCAGGCCAGCAAAAGCCGGTCATTTTCATGGGGGACCGTGACGACCATTATACGACACAGGCTGGGGATGGTTATGCTGCCTATATAGGAGGCGCTACTGCCCAGGCCACCCATGCAATGAATGAGTGGTGGGGCAAGCATGGGATGGGGACGATGCCGCATGCATTGATCCAAATGTTCAACGGTGATATCGTCGCAGCAACCCGGGCTTACCACGAAACCTTCCCAAATGATGATTTGATCGCTCTTGTTGATTATAATAATGATGCGATCACTGACTCATTGAAAGTCGCAAGGGAATTTGGGGAAAAGCTGAAGGGCGTTAGGGTTGATACTTCCCGTACACTAATTGACCAGTATTTCCTGCGCAATCAGCACTTGCTTGGAACATTCGATCCTCGCGGAGTGAATGCTGAATTAATTTTCGCCCTGAGAAAAGCGCTTGATGACGAATGCTTTGACCATGTGAAAATTGTCGTGAGCGGCGGCTTTAGTGAAAAAAGGATACTGGAGTTTGAAAAGCAAAATGTACCAGTCGACATGTATGGTGTAGGCGGCAGCCTTTTAAAATTGAAAATTGGTTTTACTGGTGACAATGTCATGTTGAACGGGAAACATCAGGCGAAGTCAGGCAGAAAGTACAGGCCGAATCCCCGTCTTGAAAAAGTAGAATTTTAA
- a CDS encoding DNA translocase FtsK, with protein sequence MSWIKKIFTVFQNDDDINDIEQEQPVSKPLKKEQNEKRDIEAKVLYQYPKGQFRFPLIPDEEAAPEKSKPRKGRPERISQDGEIKPFIKEQGSLRVKNERQAESDSFHNQRREPAADVRNKVRRDTAREPIEPYKPKKTVESAPKFQYETRKGSGPKFRQPFKPTEIPSPIYAFNRPPRKSKSQTDLEDVEYELAGFEKNQSSTVEQIKHNEISIMSQAMDLKEVPVSTEVHDEAVTQDIYIEDDLAETLDLEVTEVDEQVEQSELETEALDIILNNEPGSEYSRVDSPIDTITEVELEKVAEKTVLTDYQHDQEEIEAFGMQNEPEEVEVLEIQNSPEEVEVLEIQNSPEEVEVLEIQNSLEEAEVNGYQKREDELNVQPVDITLEQTTETEDLNEESEPEHSPDPEPKIEDKPAEPKRQLPFNVLMLKQDKRKWEERNTSKYPSFMTEGRKTSERQTHPDVDAPSSDDSDKKNQMMENELSAGGTSSDVLQVQQEQQPAAQQETFIVGESASGTENQEKTLSVEVSPVTVSSISEVQTQVEPAVANTSSAQMNRHFEREEIQSNDREAAVQPEVHPAAVYDFPPLDLLSPPVFKAPDPEWLSEQEHMLNETLRNFNVGARVVNVTQGPSVTRFEVQPEPGVKVNKITNLSDDIKLSLAAKDIRIEAPIPGKHTIGIEVPNHSSRPVLLSEILQSAGFMDLESPLSVALGLDIAGNPIVTDLKKMPHGLIAGATGSGKSVCINTMLVSLLYKAHPDEVKLLLIDPKMVELAPYNRIPHLVSPVITDVKAATASLKWAVEEMERRYELFAHTGVRDIGRFNELAEKHRRFSDKLPYIVIVIDELADLMMMAPGDVEEAICRIAQKARACGIHLIIATQRPSVDVITGLIKANVPTRIAFSVSSQVDSRTIIDISGAEKLLGRGDMLFLENGSSKPFRLQGNFVTDNEIDDIVAFVREQRDPQYLFEQDELLKKAQVTEDEDELFYEACEFVIDQGGASTSSVQRRFKIGYNRAARLIEMMEQQGFISEGKGSKPRDVLITAADLEALQETSTFN encoded by the coding sequence TTGAGTTGGATTAAAAAGATTTTTACAGTGTTCCAAAATGATGATGACATTAATGATATTGAACAAGAACAACCTGTTTCAAAGCCATTAAAAAAAGAGCAGAATGAAAAAAGGGATATAGAAGCAAAGGTATTATACCAATATCCAAAAGGTCAGTTCCGTTTTCCATTGATCCCGGATGAGGAGGCAGCTCCTGAAAAATCCAAGCCGAGAAAAGGGCGTCCTGAGAGGATCAGCCAGGATGGTGAGATTAAGCCGTTCATAAAAGAGCAAGGTTCACTGAGGGTTAAGAATGAACGACAAGCTGAAAGTGATTCCTTCCACAATCAACGCCGTGAGCCAGCCGCAGATGTCCGAAACAAAGTCAGACGTGATACTGCGAGAGAACCAATTGAACCATACAAGCCTAAAAAAACTGTGGAATCTGCACCGAAATTCCAGTATGAAACACGGAAAGGCAGCGGACCGAAATTTCGACAGCCTTTTAAACCAACCGAAATTCCGTCCCCTATTTATGCATTTAACAGACCGCCTAGGAAAAGTAAGAGCCAAACGGACCTGGAGGATGTTGAATATGAGCTGGCTGGTTTCGAAAAGAATCAGAGCAGTACTGTTGAACAAATAAAGCATAATGAGATAAGTATCATGTCGCAAGCTATGGATTTAAAGGAAGTTCCTGTTTCAACAGAAGTTCATGATGAAGCAGTGACGCAAGATATATACATAGAAGATGATCTTGCTGAAACACTGGACCTCGAGGTCACTGAAGTCGATGAACAAGTAGAACAATCAGAGTTGGAAACAGAGGCGCTCGATATAATTCTCAATAACGAGCCTGGATCAGAGTATAGTAGGGTGGACTCCCCAATTGATACGATAACTGAAGTCGAGCTTGAGAAGGTCGCCGAAAAGACAGTATTGACCGATTATCAACATGACCAAGAAGAGATAGAAGCATTCGGTATGCAAAATGAACCGGAAGAGGTCGAAGTACTCGAAATCCAGAATAGCCCGGAAGAGGTCGAAGTACTCGAAATCCAGAATAGCCCGGAAGAGGTCGAAGTACTCGAAATTCAAAATAGCCTGGAAGAGGCCGAAGTAAACGGTTATCAAAAAAGAGAGGATGAGCTAAACGTTCAGCCTGTTGATATTACATTGGAACAAACCACGGAAACGGAAGATCTTAATGAGGAATCAGAGCCAGAACACAGTCCTGACCCTGAACCGAAAATAGAGGATAAGCCTGCAGAACCAAAAAGGCAGCTTCCATTCAATGTTCTCATGCTTAAGCAGGACAAGAGGAAGTGGGAGGAGCGTAACACATCTAAATATCCTTCTTTTATGACTGAAGGAAGAAAGACAAGTGAACGCCAAACACACCCTGATGTTGATGCACCTTCTTCAGATGATAGTGACAAGAAAAATCAAATGATGGAAAACGAGTTGTCGGCAGGCGGCACTTCATCAGATGTTCTGCAAGTTCAGCAGGAACAACAACCAGCTGCCCAGCAGGAAACCTTTATAGTAGGAGAAAGTGCGTCGGGTACTGAAAACCAGGAGAAAACTTTATCAGTTGAAGTTAGTCCGGTGACGGTATCATCAATAAGCGAAGTGCAAACGCAAGTCGAACCGGCTGTGGCGAATACGTCTTCTGCGCAAATGAACCGTCATTTCGAACGGGAAGAAATCCAATCGAATGATCGAGAAGCGGCAGTACAGCCAGAAGTCCATCCAGCAGCAGTATACGACTTCCCGCCACTGGATCTTTTGAGCCCGCCTGTTTTCAAGGCCCCTGATCCTGAATGGCTTTCAGAGCAGGAGCATATGCTCAATGAGACGTTAAGGAATTTTAATGTTGGCGCCAGAGTGGTCAATGTGACACAGGGTCCATCGGTTACGCGTTTTGAGGTACAGCCGGAACCAGGCGTTAAAGTCAATAAGATTACGAATCTGTCAGATGATATCAAACTAAGTCTTGCTGCGAAGGATATTCGAATTGAAGCTCCAATACCAGGAAAGCACACAATCGGGATTGAAGTGCCGAACCATTCGAGCAGGCCGGTATTATTAAGTGAAATTTTACAGTCTGCCGGTTTTATGGATCTTGAATCTCCGTTATCGGTGGCCCTCGGACTTGATATTGCCGGAAATCCAATCGTCACTGACCTGAAAAAGATGCCGCACGGATTGATTGCCGGTGCAACTGGATCTGGAAAGAGTGTTTGCATCAATACGATGCTTGTCAGCTTGCTTTATAAAGCTCACCCCGATGAGGTGAAGCTGCTTTTGATTGATCCTAAAATGGTTGAATTGGCACCTTATAACCGAATTCCTCACCTAGTCAGCCCGGTCATCACTGATGTAAAAGCAGCGACAGCCTCGCTGAAATGGGCAGTTGAGGAAATGGAGCGGCGTTATGAATTGTTTGCACATACAGGTGTTCGTGATATAGGCAGGTTTAATGAACTTGCCGAGAAGCATCGCAGGTTTTCTGATAAGCTCCCATATATCGTAATTGTGATCGATGAGCTGGCAGATCTGATGATGATGGCTCCAGGCGATGTGGAAGAGGCTATTTGCCGGATTGCCCAAAAGGCACGGGCTTGCGGAATCCATTTGATCATCGCGACACAGCGTCCATCCGTTGATGTGATTACAGGCCTGATTAAAGCGAATGTTCCTACAAGGATTGCCTTCTCTGTTTCCTCTCAGGTGGATTCAAGGACAATCATTGATATCAGTGGGGCGGAAAAGCTTCTTGGCCGCGGGGATATGCTGTTCTTGGAAAATGGATCTTCAAAGCCATTCCGTCTTCAGGGAAATTTCGTTACCGACAATGAGATTGATGACATTGTGGCATTTGTCAGAGAGCAAAGAGATCCACAATATTTGTTTGAACAGGATGAACTGCTCAAGAAGGCCCAGGTGACGGAAGACGAAGATGAGCTTTTCTACGAAGCATGTGAATTTGTCATTGACCAGGGCGGAGCTTCAACTTCAAGCGTCCAGCGCCGTTTTAAAATCGGCTATAACCGGGCGGCCAGACTGATTGAGATGATGGAGCAACAAGGATTCATTTCTGAGGGAAAGGGCAGCAAGCCACGGGATGTCCTGATTACTGCTGCGGATCTTGAGGCCCTTCAGGAAACTAGTACATTCAATTAA
- a CDS encoding DUF1444 domain-containing protein codes for MDSRKMRKELENRLQHPDRTFSYDREKDQLRIENNNTGRGITIALAGIVAKWQDHKEKAIDEVVYYVSEGLNAMESQVELSGKEKNIFPVIRSTSFPSEAEEGVPFLFDDHTAETRIYYALDLGNTYRLIDSKLLKKEGWSAGQVRETALFNVRSLSVKLKEDRVADNTFYFLNSNDGYDASRILNTSFLNEMKKKMKGTMTVAVPHQDVLIIADVENNTGYDILAQMTMSFFASGRVPITALSFLYEDGELEPIFILGKTKKE; via the coding sequence ATGGATAGCAGAAAAATGCGGAAAGAGCTTGAGAATCGTCTTCAACATCCTGACCGGACTTTTTCCTATGACCGGGAAAAGGATCAGTTGAGAATTGAAAATAATAATACTGGTCGAGGTATCACCATTGCCCTGGCTGGGATTGTCGCCAAGTGGCAGGATCATAAGGAAAAAGCGATTGATGAGGTTGTCTATTATGTATCAGAAGGTCTGAATGCGATGGAGAGCCAGGTCGAGCTGTCAGGAAAGGAAAAAAATATATTTCCTGTCATCCGTTCAACGTCATTTCCATCTGAGGCCGAGGAAGGTGTTCCATTCCTTTTTGATGATCATACCGCGGAAACAAGGATTTATTACGCTTTGGATTTAGGCAATACATACAGGCTGATTGATTCGAAGCTTTTGAAAAAAGAAGGATGGTCAGCGGGACAGGTCCGCGAGACGGCTTTGTTCAATGTCCGTTCACTGTCCGTAAAATTAAAAGAGGACCGTGTGGCTGATAACACCTTTTATTTCCTAAATTCAAATGACGGCTATGATGCCAGCAGGATTTTGAATACAAGTTTTTTGAATGAAATGAAGAAAAAGATGAAGGGAACCATGACTGTAGCCGTTCCCCATCAAGATGTTTTGATCATCGCCGATGTGGAAAATAACACAGGTTATGATATATTGGCGCAGATGACGATGAGCTTTTTTGCGAGTGGAAGAGTGCCAATTACTGCCCTAAGCTTCCTATATGAAGATGGGGAATTGGAGCCAATCTTTATTTTAGGTAAAACAAAAAAGGAATAG
- a CDS encoding thioredoxin family protein produces MKNLESMDQFEALKNDGKHIFLFTAGWCPDCRVIEPVLPEIESKYSEYEFVSVDRDDFIDLCIQLDVYGIPSFVAFENGTELGRFVSKNRKTQSEIENFIEGLA; encoded by the coding sequence ATGAAAAACTTGGAATCAATGGATCAGTTCGAAGCGTTGAAAAACGATGGCAAACATATATTTTTATTTACTGCTGGCTGGTGCCCTGACTGCCGTGTAATCGAGCCGGTATTACCTGAAATTGAAAGCAAATACAGCGAATACGAATTCGTTTCTGTGGATCGTGATGATTTCATCGATCTTTGCATCCAACTTGATGTATATGGCATTCCTAGCTTTGTCGCTTTTGAAAACGGAACGGAGCTTGGCCGTTTTGTCAGCAAGAATAGAAAGACACAATCTGAAATCGAAAACTTCATTGAAGGTCTTGCCTAA